In Saccharothrix violaceirubra, the following are encoded in one genomic region:
- a CDS encoding GNAT family N-acetyltransferase has product MRIRPAEPHEYPLLQAIETASGEPFRAVGMTDIADDDPMPLEALRHAEVWVAADPDPMAWIAVVPLAGDAHVTQVSVHPDHARRRIGAALIDHVDEWARTEGLAALTLTTFRHVPWNAPYYRRLGFTEPAEPGPALVAVLAAESARGLTDRVCLRRPVGALRVTGRSPAESAG; this is encoded by the coding sequence ATGCGCATACGCCCGGCGGAGCCGCACGAGTACCCCCTGCTCCAGGCCATCGAAACGGCTTCGGGCGAACCGTTCCGCGCCGTCGGCATGACCGACATCGCCGACGACGACCCCATGCCCCTGGAAGCGTTGCGCCACGCCGAGGTCTGGGTGGCCGCCGACCCGGACCCGATGGCCTGGATCGCCGTCGTGCCACTGGCGGGCGACGCCCACGTCACGCAGGTCAGCGTCCACCCCGACCACGCCCGCAGGCGGATCGGCGCGGCACTGATCGACCACGTCGACGAGTGGGCCCGCACCGAGGGTCTGGCCGCGCTCACCCTGACCACGTTCCGCCACGTCCCCTGGAACGCCCCGTACTACCGCAGACTGGGCTTCACGGAACCCGCCGAGCCCGGTCCCGCGCTGGTCGCGGTACTCGCCGCCGAGTCCGCACGCGGTCTCACGGACCGCGTGTGCCTTCGGCGTCCGGTGGGTGCGCTTCGGGTGACCGGGCGGTCACCGGCAGAATCGGCCGGGTGA
- a CDS encoding Ppx/GppA phosphatase family protein, producing the protein MTGRRGRVGVLDIGCFSAGLVVVDDSPLRPVLVHKTRLRLDRALDRDNRLRADGVTEVVHAVRTALRVIEDADVAEFVPFATSVVRDAPNADEVLAEVRARTGFALRVMTGEQEARLSYRAARAWFGWSAGPLLVLDVGGGTVEIARGDTAVPGVVASRPLGARTLTRRGLTDPAAVRAELSEVLVRNGLTTTGPVRAVGCSKVFQQLARLTGARPQRDGPHVPRRLHLADLRAWLPRLAAMSAAKRARLPGISRHRAEQSPAGAIVVEALMTVTGHDVVDISPWSTREGLLLDLVGRGEDRGTDYSRVA; encoded by the coding sequence ATGACGGGAAGACGGGGCCGGGTGGGTGTGCTCGACATCGGGTGCTTCAGCGCCGGTCTCGTGGTCGTCGACGACTCGCCGCTACGGCCCGTGCTCGTCCACAAGACGCGCCTGCGCCTGGACCGCGCGCTCGACCGGGACAACCGGCTGCGCGCGGACGGCGTCACCGAGGTCGTGCACGCGGTGCGCACCGCGTTGCGCGTGATCGAAGACGCCGACGTCGCCGAGTTCGTGCCGTTCGCGACGTCGGTCGTCCGCGACGCGCCCAACGCCGACGAGGTGCTCGCCGAGGTCCGCGCCCGGACCGGGTTCGCGCTGCGCGTGATGACCGGCGAGCAGGAGGCCCGGCTCTCCTACCGCGCGGCCCGCGCCTGGTTCGGCTGGTCCGCCGGTCCCCTGCTGGTGCTCGACGTGGGCGGCGGGACCGTGGAGATCGCCCGGGGCGACACGGCCGTGCCCGGCGTGGTGGCGTCGCGTCCGCTGGGCGCCCGCACGCTGACCCGCCGGGGCCTGACCGACCCGGCCGCGGTGCGCGCCGAACTCAGCGAGGTCCTCGTCCGGAACGGCCTGACGACCACCGGTCCGGTCCGCGCGGTCGGCTGCTCCAAGGTCTTCCAGCAGCTCGCCCGGCTGACCGGCGCCCGGCCGCAACGCGACGGCCCGCACGTGCCGCGCCGGCTGCACCTGGCCGACCTGCGGGCGTGGCTGCCGCGCCTGGCGGCCATGTCGGCGGCCAAGCGCGCCCGGCTGCCGGGCATCTCGCGGCACCGCGCCGAGCAGTCGCCGGCCGGTGCGATCGTCGTCGAGGCGCTCATGACGGTGACCGGCCACGACGTCGTGGACATCAGCCCCTGGTCGACCAGGGAGGGCCTGCTGCTCGACCTGGTGGGACGCGGCGAGGACCGCGGGACCGACTACAGCCGGGTGGCGTGA
- a CDS encoding TetR/AcrR family transcriptional regulator codes for MSAVNPRPRAGNRRDEAARLAVLHAADDLLVEHGFAGLTVEAIARRAGVAKQTIYRWWPSKVEILLDTLIADSEKRVPVPTAPATADVVLGYFRDFARFVVDDPAGRVLLTLVAQAQHDTSAAESFRTRYLAPRRERERDLLARAVDAGAISPRLDLDATLDALIGPVVYRALTGAGGSDDLVTALGEDLLGKP; via the coding sequence ATGTCCGCCGTGAACCCCCGGCCCCGGGCCGGCAACCGGCGCGACGAGGCCGCGCGCCTGGCCGTGCTGCACGCGGCGGACGACCTGCTCGTGGAGCACGGTTTCGCCGGTCTGACCGTCGAGGCGATCGCCCGTCGGGCCGGCGTCGCCAAGCAGACGATCTACCGGTGGTGGCCGTCGAAGGTGGAGATCCTGCTCGACACGCTCATCGCGGACAGCGAGAAGCGCGTCCCGGTCCCGACCGCGCCGGCCACCGCGGACGTCGTCCTCGGCTACTTCCGGGACTTCGCGCGGTTCGTCGTCGACGACCCGGCCGGCCGGGTCCTGCTCACGCTCGTCGCCCAGGCGCAGCACGACACCTCCGCCGCCGAGAGCTTCCGCACGCGCTACCTCGCGCCGCGTCGCGAGCGGGAACGCGACCTGCTCGCGCGCGCGGTCGACGCCGGCGCGATCTCGCCCCGCCTCGACCTCGACGCCACGCTCGACGCGCTGATCGGACCGGTCGTCTACCGGGCGTTGACGGGTGCGGGCGGGTCGGACGACCTCGTGACCGCGCTCGGCGAAGACCTGCTCGGAAAGCCTTAG
- a CDS encoding serine/threonine-protein kinase: MWDGDLTGEVLNSRYAVGGLYGAGGMAEVYRAFDTRMDRRVAIKVFQGDAASEERVRLDREARMLASLHCPGVVAVYDTGIVRGRPYYVMQPIDGGTLRRRMREPIAPSVVARIGAQVAEILAAVHAHDIVHRDVKPSNILLDLGERRAYLADFGLALQGQLTRVTRTGVLVGTAGYLSPEQVRGGDVTAASDVYALGLVLLECLTGWPEYPGGDTESALARLHREPCVPAGLPASLTDVLVAMTSSVPGNRPTADVCVRRLVRAERDCLGLEPLSGDGVVTRPEPPADRRRSVRVLAGVAAVVGVLAVAGALLCRGTPPVDERSAPGIAATRTSATTPGSSTVDLPGAVPEEPVAETTPVRSGAAVPETLPPRIGSATVVEPTEGTTAPEPPKPTVPAKGKGNGKGKPKG; this comes from the coding sequence ATGTGGGACGGAGACCTGACCGGCGAAGTCCTGAACAGTCGGTACGCCGTGGGCGGCCTCTACGGCGCCGGCGGCATGGCCGAGGTGTACCGCGCGTTCGACACCAGGATGGACCGGCGCGTCGCCATCAAGGTGTTCCAGGGCGACGCCGCGTCCGAGGAACGCGTCCGACTCGACCGCGAGGCGCGGATGCTCGCCTCGCTGCACTGCCCCGGCGTGGTCGCCGTGTACGACACCGGGATCGTGCGCGGCCGGCCCTACTACGTGATGCAGCCGATCGACGGCGGCACGCTGCGTCGGCGCATGCGCGAGCCGATCGCCCCGTCGGTGGTCGCCCGGATCGGGGCCCAGGTCGCGGAGATCCTCGCCGCGGTGCACGCGCACGACATCGTGCACCGGGACGTGAAGCCGTCCAACATCCTGCTGGACCTGGGCGAACGGCGGGCGTACCTGGCCGACTTCGGCCTTGCCCTGCAAGGACAACTCACCCGCGTCACCCGGACCGGGGTGCTCGTGGGCACGGCCGGGTACCTCTCGCCGGAGCAGGTGCGCGGCGGGGACGTGACCGCCGCGTCCGACGTCTACGCGCTGGGCCTGGTCCTGCTCGAATGCCTGACCGGCTGGCCCGAGTACCCGGGCGGCGACACCGAATCGGCCCTGGCGCGGCTGCACCGCGAACCGTGCGTGCCGGCGGGGCTGCCCGCCTCGCTGACCGACGTGCTGGTGGCGATGACGTCGTCGGTGCCGGGAAACCGACCGACGGCGGACGTCTGCGTGCGGCGGCTGGTCCGGGCCGAGCGCGACTGCCTCGGGCTGGAGCCGTTGAGCGGGGACGGCGTGGTGACGCGACCCGAACCGCCGGCCGACCGCCGGCGGTCCGTGCGGGTGCTCGCGGGCGTGGCGGCGGTCGTCGGGGTCCTGGCCGTCGCGGGGGCGCTGCTGTGCCGCGGGACGCCGCCGGTCGACGAGCGGTCCGCGCCGGGGATCGCCGCCACGAGGACGTCGGCCACCACCCCTGGTTCATCCACAGTGGACTTACCGGGGGCGGTGCCCGAGGAGCCGGTCGCGGAGACCACGCCGGTCCGGTCCGGCGCCGCGGTCCCGGAGACCCTGCCACCCCGGATCGGCTCGGCGACCGTCGTCGAGCCGACGGAGGGGACGACCGCGCCGGAACCGCCGAAACCCACCGTCCCCGCCAAGGGCAAGGGGAACGGCAAGGGCAAGCCGAAGGGCTGA
- a CDS encoding alpha/beta fold hydrolase, with translation MTTALLLAHGAGGAARPNFGPLIPALSRTRRVFAPDLPGSGTTPRAAGPLELDDLADFLIAAADTDTVDILGYSLGCGVAVRAAVRHPDRVSRLVLTSGFVRADDHVRERSGRWRELLAGDRDELARFVMELVLGDPFRHAMTPEQVEGFLEIIQLTLPPGVDEQVALVQRLDVGDDVAKVAAPTLVIGTRHDNLVRPAASRALADAIPDAEYAELDSGHAPALETPKEWLRLVEGFLT, from the coding sequence GTGACCACCGCACTCCTGCTCGCCCACGGGGCAGGCGGCGCCGCCCGCCCCAACTTCGGTCCCCTGATCCCCGCCCTGTCCCGCACCCGACGGGTGTTCGCGCCCGACCTCCCGGGTTCGGGCACGACCCCGCGCGCCGCGGGCCCGCTGGAACTCGACGACCTGGCCGACTTCCTCATCGCGGCGGCCGACACCGACACCGTCGACATCCTCGGCTACTCGCTGGGCTGCGGTGTCGCGGTGCGCGCGGCCGTGCGCCACCCGGACCGGGTCTCGCGCCTGGTCCTGACGTCCGGTTTCGTCCGCGCCGACGACCACGTGCGCGAGCGTTCCGGGCGGTGGCGCGAACTGCTCGCCGGCGACCGCGACGAACTGGCCCGCTTCGTGATGGAACTGGTCCTGGGCGACCCGTTCCGGCACGCGATGACGCCCGAACAGGTCGAGGGCTTCCTGGAGATCATCCAGCTCACCCTGCCGCCGGGCGTGGACGAGCAGGTCGCGCTCGTGCAGCGGCTGGACGTGGGCGACGACGTGGCGAAGGTCGCCGCGCCGACGCTCGTCATCGGCACCCGGCACGACAACCTGGTCCGGCCGGCCGCGAGCCGCGCGCTCGCCGACGCCATCCCCGACGCCGAGTACGCCGAACTCGACAGCGGCCACGCCCCGGCACTGGAGACCCCGAAGGAGTGGCTCCGCCTGGTCGAGGGGTTCCTGACCTGA
- a CDS encoding HAD family hydrolase: MTNTLVLDVDGTLVDTNYHHAIAWFRAFRRHGLTVPTWKLHRAIGMGGDKLVAEIAGQHVEDEHGDDVRAAWEAEFEPMLDEVRPFEGAHRLITTALEKDFAVVLASSGKRRHVDHYVKLLDVPDVASTSSDDVDESKPAPDLIATALDRVEGGRAVVVGDSVWDCEAARRAGLPCVALRTGGFAEADLLDHGASAVYDELDRLRADLSDLPFGPA, from the coding sequence ATGACCAACACGCTCGTCCTCGACGTGGACGGCACACTGGTGGACACGAACTACCACCACGCGATCGCCTGGTTCCGCGCGTTCCGCCGCCACGGGTTGACCGTGCCGACCTGGAAGCTGCACCGGGCCATCGGCATGGGCGGCGACAAGCTCGTCGCGGAGATCGCCGGACAGCACGTCGAGGACGAGCACGGCGACGACGTGCGCGCCGCCTGGGAGGCCGAGTTCGAGCCGATGCTCGACGAGGTGCGGCCGTTCGAGGGCGCGCACCGGCTGATCACGACCGCGCTGGAGAAGGATTTCGCCGTCGTCCTGGCCAGTTCGGGCAAGCGCCGCCACGTCGACCACTACGTGAAACTGCTCGACGTGCCGGACGTGGCGTCCACGTCGTCGGACGACGTGGACGAGAGCAAGCCCGCGCCGGACCTGATCGCCACCGCCCTCGACCGGGTCGAGGGCGGCCGGGCCGTGGTCGTCGGCGACTCGGTGTGGGACTGCGAGGCGGCCCGGCGCGCGGGCCTGCCCTGCGTCGCCTTGCGCACCGGGGGATTCGCCGAGGCCGACCTGCTCGACCACGGCGCGTCGGCCGTCTACGACGAACTCGACCGGCTCCGCGCCGACCTGTCCGACCTGCCTTTCGGTCCGGCGTAG
- a CDS encoding S8 family peptidase produces the protein MRHSIRRRAVTVCVATSAVLAVNVGYGYAAPAEGAIRGANEPGAIAGAYIVALKDNGFGAAKAGDLARRYGGRVGHTYTTASRGFSVRLDQARARRLAADPAVEYGEQDGIATATGTQTNPTWGLDRVDQKALPLDAKFTYANTASNVNAHIVDTGVYKHTDFGGRVVDGFDFVDNDKVAQDCNGHGTHVAGTVGSATYGVAKGVKITAVRVLNCEGQGAWSQVVAGIDWVAKNHVKPAVANMSLGGGANSSVDNAVRRAITAGVTFAVASGNDNRNACSSSPARVPEAITVNASDRTDTRSSFSDHGTCTDLFAPGSSITSTWNNGSTNTINGTSMATPHVAGAAALYLSAHPAATPAQVASALTTNATTGAIKNPGAGSPDRLLSVGFLGGRVTPAACATSDGPDCAGVESIKGKRPLAHR, from the coding sequence ATGCGACACTCGATCCGACGGCGGGCGGTGACCGTCTGCGTCGCGACGTCGGCAGTGCTGGCGGTCAACGTCGGCTACGGCTACGCGGCACCGGCCGAGGGTGCGATCCGCGGTGCGAACGAGCCGGGCGCGATCGCGGGCGCCTACATCGTGGCCCTCAAGGACAACGGCTTCGGCGCGGCCAAGGCCGGCGACCTGGCCCGTCGCTACGGCGGCCGGGTCGGTCACACCTACACCACCGCGTCGCGCGGCTTCTCCGTGCGGCTGGACCAGGCGCGGGCCCGCAGGCTCGCCGCCGACCCGGCCGTGGAGTACGGGGAACAGGACGGCATCGCCACCGCGACCGGCACCCAGACCAACCCCACCTGGGGCCTGGACCGCGTCGACCAGAAGGCCCTGCCGCTGGACGCCAAGTTCACCTACGCCAACACCGCGTCGAACGTCAACGCCCACATCGTCGACACTGGCGTGTACAAGCACACCGACTTCGGCGGTCGCGTCGTCGACGGGTTCGACTTCGTCGACAACGACAAGGTCGCCCAGGACTGCAACGGCCACGGCACGCACGTCGCGGGCACGGTCGGCAGCGCGACCTACGGCGTGGCCAAGGGCGTGAAGATCACGGCCGTGCGCGTGCTGAACTGCGAGGGCCAGGGCGCCTGGTCGCAGGTCGTCGCGGGCATCGACTGGGTGGCCAAGAACCACGTCAAGCCGGCCGTGGCGAACATGAGCCTCGGCGGCGGCGCCAACTCCTCGGTGGACAACGCGGTCCGCCGGGCGATCACGGCGGGCGTGACCTTCGCGGTCGCCTCGGGCAACGACAACCGCAACGCGTGCTCCTCGTCCCCGGCCCGCGTGCCCGAGGCGATCACGGTGAACGCGAGCGACCGCACCGACACCCGGTCGTCGTTCTCCGACCACGGCACCTGCACCGACCTGTTCGCGCCGGGCTCGTCGATCACGTCGACGTGGAACAACGGCTCGACGAACACGATCAACGGGACGTCGATGGCGACGCCGCACGTGGCGGGCGCGGCGGCGCTGTACCTGTCGGCGCACCCGGCGGCCACCCCGGCGCAGGTCGCGAGCGCGTTGACCACCAACGCCACCACCGGTGCGATCAAGAACCCCGGAGCGGGCTCGCCCGACCGACTGCTCTCCGTCGGGTTCCTCGGCGGCCGGGTCACCCCGGCGGCCTGCGCCACGTCCGACGGGCCGGACTGCGCGGGTGTCGAGTCGATCAAGGGCAAGCGTCCGCTCGCGCACCGGTGA
- a CDS encoding TIGR03557 family F420-dependent LLM class oxidoreductase: MRIGYTLMTEQSGPRDLVRDAADAERAGFDFEVISDHYFPWLAEQGHAPYAWSVLGAITQVTERVELMTYVTCPTMRYHPAVVAQKAATVQLLSGGRFTLGLGSGENLNEHVVGRGWPSTDVRQEMLREAVEIISQLFDGGYVDYVGRHFRVDSATLWDLPDRRVPIAVAVSGERSVGLFAPLADAMVAVGPDADLARSWDVFQGRESRKVGQLPICFDTDRDAAVARAHDQFRWFGDGWAVNAELPVPAGFAGATASVRPEDVAARIPCGADVGAVVAAVRGFHDAGFGDVALLQIGGGHQREFLEWAEKELLPALR, translated from the coding sequence GTGCGCATCGGCTACACCCTCATGACCGAGCAGTCCGGCCCGCGCGACCTGGTGCGCGACGCGGCGGACGCGGAACGCGCCGGGTTCGACTTCGAGGTGATCAGCGACCACTACTTCCCGTGGTTGGCGGAGCAGGGCCACGCCCCGTACGCGTGGTCCGTGCTCGGCGCGATCACCCAGGTCACCGAACGGGTCGAGCTGATGACCTACGTGACGTGCCCGACGATGCGCTACCACCCGGCCGTCGTGGCACAGAAGGCCGCGACCGTCCAACTGCTCTCCGGCGGCCGGTTCACGCTCGGCCTCGGCTCGGGCGAGAACCTCAACGAACACGTCGTCGGGCGCGGTTGGCCGTCGACCGACGTGCGGCAGGAGATGCTGCGGGAGGCCGTGGAGATCATCTCGCAGCTCTTCGACGGCGGGTACGTCGACTACGTCGGCCGCCACTTCCGGGTGGACTCGGCCACGCTGTGGGACCTGCCCGACCGACGGGTGCCGATCGCGGTCGCGGTGTCCGGCGAACGCTCGGTGGGCCTGTTCGCGCCGTTGGCGGACGCGATGGTGGCGGTCGGGCCGGACGCCGACCTCGCCCGGTCGTGGGACGTGTTCCAGGGCCGGGAATCCCGCAAGGTCGGCCAGTTGCCGATCTGCTTCGACACCGACCGGGACGCGGCCGTGGCACGGGCGCACGACCAGTTCCGCTGGTTCGGCGACGGCTGGGCGGTGAACGCGGAACTGCCGGTGCCCGCCGGGTTCGCCGGCGCGACCGCCTCCGTGCGGCCCGAGGACGTGGCCGCGCGGATTCCTTGTGGCGCCGACGTAGGCGCCGTCGTAGCGGCCGTGCGCGGCTTCCACGACGCGGGATTCGGCGACGTGGCGCTGCTCCAGATCGGCGGCGGCCACCAGCGGGAGTTCCTGGAGTGGGCGGAGAAGGAACTGCTCCCCGCCCTGCGCTGA
- a CDS encoding STAS domain-containing protein, whose protein sequence is MKGTKRMLALSVEAHRTGCAVVVATGELDLAGARRVLDRLDRLVTEGRDRIVLDMSGVAFCGAQAMSALVRTRARAQRAGGWLRLAAVPPHVRRVFGKTDLDRLFPHFPDVAAATSGRPALPEQRRNPPAAR, encoded by the coding sequence GTGAAGGGGACGAAGAGGATGCTGGCGTTGTCGGTCGAGGCCCATCGCACGGGGTGCGCCGTCGTGGTCGCGACCGGGGAACTCGACCTCGCGGGCGCACGCCGCGTGCTGGACCGCCTGGACCGCCTGGTCACCGAGGGCCGGGACCGGATCGTGCTGGACATGTCCGGTGTCGCGTTCTGCGGTGCGCAGGCGATGAGCGCACTCGTGCGCACCCGGGCCCGTGCGCAGCGGGCGGGCGGCTGGCTGCGCTTGGCCGCCGTGCCGCCGCACGTCCGCCGGGTGTTCGGCAAGACCGATCTCGACCGCCTGTTCCCGCACTTCCCGGACGTGGCCGCCGCGACCTCGGGCCGACCGGCGCTGCCCGAGCAGCGCCGCAACCCGCCCGCGGCCCGGTGA
- a CDS encoding SDR family oxidoreductase: MLERHALIIGASRGLGLHLAGELARRGWAVVATTRGGADDGLRAGPGLTVEHLDMTVPAQVTALRDRLADRRLDLLFVNAAIDRGDVPIHEVPTAVFTEVMITNALSPLRVLEALRDLVRPDGTVAVMSSEQGSVSLNTEGGYELYKASKAALNQLVRGYATRHAADGHTTLLVDPGHNRTRLGGPDAPLDPHDTVPAIADLLEAHTTPTPTPAPHLHFLDRHGTPVPW; encoded by the coding sequence ATGCTCGAACGCCACGCCCTGATCATCGGCGCCTCCCGGGGCCTGGGCCTGCACCTCGCCGGGGAACTCGCCCGCCGCGGCTGGGCGGTCGTCGCCACCACGCGCGGTGGCGCGGACGACGGACTGCGCGCCGGACCCGGCCTGACCGTGGAACACCTCGACATGACCGTGCCCGCGCAGGTGACCGCCCTCCGCGACCGACTCGCCGACCGGCGCCTGGACCTGCTGTTCGTCAACGCCGCGATCGACCGGGGCGACGTCCCGATCCACGAGGTGCCGACCGCCGTGTTCACCGAGGTGATGATCACCAACGCGCTGAGCCCGCTGCGCGTCCTGGAGGCCCTGCGCGACCTCGTACGCCCGGACGGGACCGTCGCGGTCATGTCGTCGGAACAGGGCAGCGTGTCCTTGAACACCGAAGGCGGCTACGAGCTTTACAAGGCGAGCAAGGCGGCCCTGAACCAACTCGTCCGCGGCTACGCCACCCGCCACGCGGCCGACGGCCACACCACGCTGCTGGTCGACCCCGGCCACAACCGCACCCGCCTCGGCGGACCCGACGCGCCCCTGGACCCGCACGACACCGTCCCCGCGATCGCCGACCTCCTCGAAGCGCACACCACCCCCACCCCCACCCCCGCTCCCCACCTCCACTTCCTCGACCGCCACGGCACCCCGGTCCCCTGGTGA